Proteins encoded together in one Terriglobia bacterium window:
- the topA gene encoding type I DNA topoisomerase, with protein sequence MAKSLVIVESPAKAKTINRYLGAGYTVKASMGHVMDLPKKELGVDLENNFKPNYEVIPSKKETIKSLKSAAKDADTIYLAADPDREGEAICAHLRELLDSKKRKFYRVLFNEITREAIRKAFENPQEIDTRLVDAQQARRVLDRLVGYQVSPLLWDKVRRGISAGRVQTVALRLIVEREREVQAFKKEEYWTIGARLEGRNPPPFEARLLKFKDKELEIPDQAAADKHRAAIESATFQVSSVETRERRKFPVPPFITSKLQQEAVRKLRFTAKKTMMLAQKLYEGIDLGEGPVGLITYMRTDSTRVADSALESVRAYVKKTYGAEYLPEQAIRYKTKKGAQDAHEAIRPTAMDRPPDSLHGQLSADELKLYRLIWQRFVASQMNPAVFDQTTIDIAAGDYLLRATGSVEKFKGFRAVYEEGQDDKAAEDGDEAASRLPAVEKEELLRLLGLMPEQHFTEPPPRYNEATLVKALEEKGIGRPSTYATILSVIQNRDYVEKLQGRFLPTELGMVVNDLLVKSFTDIFDVAYTARMEEELDEVEDGKLTWTGALAEFYEKFRKELKAAEREMVDLKGEGVPTDLQCEQCGKPMVIRMGRSGRFLACTGYPDCKNTSDLPPELAAKYGTPSTAPEVPEQACEKCGKPMALKRGRFGYFMACTGYPECRNTKKIVMKEGEATAVADVPLDEKCPECGNNLAKKHGRYGEFIACSNYPTCKFVKRETLGIACPEEGCTGEIVVRRTKRRKTFYGCTRYPDCKFTVWDKPVAEPCPDCGSPILLEKNNKKTGEVTRYCRNENCKYERIVE encoded by the coding sequence ATGGCTAAATCATTAGTTATCGTCGAATCACCGGCTAAGGCCAAGACGATTAACCGCTATCTGGGCGCCGGTTATACCGTCAAAGCCTCGATGGGACACGTGATGGACCTTCCCAAGAAGGAACTGGGCGTGGACCTGGAGAACAATTTCAAGCCGAATTACGAAGTGATCCCTAGCAAGAAGGAGACCATCAAGTCTCTGAAGTCTGCAGCAAAAGATGCGGATACAATTTACCTTGCTGCCGACCCTGACCGCGAAGGCGAGGCTATCTGCGCGCATCTGCGCGAGTTGCTGGACTCCAAAAAGAGAAAATTCTATCGGGTACTTTTCAATGAGATCACCCGCGAAGCCATTCGCAAGGCTTTTGAAAATCCCCAGGAAATCGATACCCGGCTGGTTGACGCCCAGCAGGCGCGGCGCGTTCTGGACCGCCTGGTGGGCTACCAGGTAAGCCCGCTGCTGTGGGACAAGGTGAGGCGCGGGATTTCCGCCGGGCGCGTGCAGACCGTTGCCCTGCGCCTGATCGTCGAGCGTGAGCGCGAGGTTCAGGCTTTCAAAAAAGAAGAGTACTGGACGATTGGCGCCAGGCTCGAAGGCAGGAATCCACCGCCGTTTGAAGCGCGCCTGTTGAAGTTCAAGGACAAGGAACTGGAAATTCCGGACCAGGCCGCCGCGGACAAACACCGTGCAGCGATTGAGAGCGCGACTTTTCAGGTGAGTTCCGTTGAAACGCGCGAGCGGCGCAAGTTTCCGGTGCCGCCGTTCATCACCAGCAAACTCCAACAGGAGGCCGTCCGCAAACTTCGCTTTACCGCCAAGAAAACCATGATGCTGGCCCAGAAGCTTTATGAGGGCATCGACCTCGGCGAAGGTCCGGTGGGCCTCATCACGTACATGCGTACGGACTCGACCCGGGTTGCAGACAGCGCTCTCGAGTCCGTTCGGGCCTACGTCAAGAAGACCTATGGCGCGGAATATCTGCCGGAACAGGCCATCAGGTACAAGACCAAGAAGGGCGCCCAGGACGCGCACGAAGCAATCCGCCCCACAGCCATGGACCGTCCGCCTGACTCGCTGCACGGGCAGCTTTCCGCCGATGAGTTGAAGCTCTACCGGCTCATCTGGCAGCGCTTTGTGGCTTCGCAGATGAACCCCGCCGTCTTTGACCAGACCACCATTGACATTGCCGCGGGCGATTATCTGCTGCGCGCCACGGGATCAGTCGAAAAGTTCAAAGGTTTCCGCGCCGTTTACGAAGAGGGACAGGACGACAAGGCAGCCGAAGACGGCGATGAGGCGGCTTCGCGGCTTCCCGCGGTGGAGAAGGAAGAATTGTTACGCTTGCTCGGCCTGATGCCTGAACAGCACTTTACGGAACCGCCGCCGCGATACAACGAGGCGACCTTGGTGAAGGCATTGGAAGAGAAGGGCATTGGGCGCCCTTCAACTTACGCCACCATTCTTTCGGTCATCCAGAACCGCGATTATGTCGAGAAACTCCAGGGACGGTTCCTTCCCACCGAACTCGGCATGGTGGTGAACGATTTGCTCGTCAAAAGCTTCACCGACATCTTCGACGTCGCCTACACGGCGCGCATGGAAGAAGAACTCGATGAGGTTGAGGATGGCAAACTTACCTGGACTGGAGCGCTGGCCGAGTTCTACGAGAAGTTCCGGAAGGAGCTTAAGGCTGCCGAGCGCGAAATGGTTGACCTCAAAGGCGAAGGCGTCCCCACCGACCTCCAGTGCGAACAGTGCGGCAAGCCCATGGTGATCCGCATGGGACGCAGCGGCAGATTTCTTGCCTGCACCGGCTATCCCGACTGCAAGAACACCAGCGACCTCCCGCCGGAACTGGCCGCGAAGTATGGCACGCCTTCTACTGCTCCCGAGGTCCCTGAGCAGGCCTGCGAGAAATGCGGTAAGCCGATGGCCTTGAAGCGGGGACGCTTTGGCTACTTTATGGCCTGTACCGGCTATCCCGAATGTCGCAACACGAAGAAGATTGTGATGAAGGAAGGCGAAGCCACCGCCGTGGCCGACGTTCCGCTGGATGAAAAGTGTCCCGAGTGCGGCAATAATCTGGCAAAAAAGCACGGACGCTATGGCGAATTCATCGCCTGCAGTAACTATCCAACGTGCAAATTCGTCAAGCGGGAAACCTTGGGAATCGCCTGCCCGGAGGAAGGTTGCACCGGCGAAATCGTGGTCCGCCGCACCAAACGCCGCAAAACGTTTTACGGCTGTACGCGCTATCCCGACTGCAAATTTACGGTGTGGGACAAGCCTGTGGCCGAACCCTGCCCCGACTGCGGCTCGCCAATCCTGCTGGAAAAGAACAATAAGAAAACCGGCGAGGTCACACGGTATTGCCGCAATGAAAACTGCAAATACGAGCGCATCGTAGAATAA
- a CDS encoding SMP-30/gluconolactonase/LRE family protein, whose translation MKMRWVVTLCLLGLITGCSQQEAPKKAEQSASSTIGSIVRLDPAIDAIIPQGATVEKIAGGYEWTEGPIWTHSGVLYFASIHHNSINKWVPGQGASVFLHPSGYLGTKPYPGPESGSNGMTLDKQGRLTVAGHAQRDIYRFESLEPGAKLTVLCDSYQGKRLSSPNDLVYKSDGSLYFTDPPYGLPTQSDNDPLKKLPFNGVYRLPGAAAHKPGAPPDNRHLQLLIKDLTRPNGIAFSPDEKYLYVAVSDPGNMVWMRYDVKPDGAVANGKVFCKADSSQGAGGPDGIKVDEKGNLYGAGPGGIWIISSEGKHIGTIKLPERAANCAWGDADGKTLYMTASTSVYRIKLNIAGVRP comes from the coding sequence ATGAAAATGCGTTGGGTGGTCACATTATGTTTGCTGGGTCTAATCACCGGCTGTTCTCAGCAGGAAGCGCCGAAGAAGGCGGAGCAGTCGGCCTCATCAACAATCGGCTCGATCGTGCGGCTCGATCCGGCGATTGATGCCATCATTCCCCAGGGGGCAACCGTCGAGAAAATTGCCGGCGGTTATGAATGGACCGAGGGGCCCATCTGGACTCACAGCGGCGTCCTTTACTTTGCCTCGATTCATCACAACAGCATCAACAAATGGGTTCCAGGCCAGGGCGCTTCGGTTTTTCTCCATCCCAGCGGCTATCTGGGGACCAAACCCTATCCGGGGCCGGAGTCCGGCTCAAACGGCATGACGCTTGACAAGCAAGGCCGCCTCACAGTTGCGGGCCACGCGCAGCGCGATATTTATCGCTTTGAGTCGCTGGAACCCGGCGCAAAGCTGACCGTGCTCTGCGACAGCTATCAGGGCAAGCGCCTGAGCAGTCCCAATGACCTGGTCTATAAATCCGACGGTTCGCTCTATTTTACTGATCCGCCTTACGGCCTGCCCACACAGAGCGACAACGATCCGCTGAAGAAGCTGCCGTTCAATGGCGTTTACCGTCTGCCGGGCGCAGCCGCGCACAAGCCTGGAGCGCCGCCCGACAATCGCCACCTTCAGCTTCTGATTAAGGACCTCACGCGGCCCAACGGCATCGCTTTTTCGCCCGATGAAAAATATCTCTACGTCGCCGTTTCCGATCCTGGCAACATGGTTTGGATGCGTTACGATGTCAAGCCCGACGGCGCGGTGGCCAACGGCAAGGTTTTCTGCAAAGCCGATTCCAGCCAGGGTGCGGGCGGTCCGGACGGCATAAAGGTGGATGAAAAGGGAAATCTTTACGGCGCGGGTCCGGGTGGCATCTGGATCATTTCGTCTGAAGGAAAGCATATTGGAACCATCAAGCTTCCGGAACGGGCCGCTAATTGCGCCTGGGGCGATGCGGACGGCAAAACCCTTTACATGACCGCCAGCACCAGCGTGTATCGCATCAAACTCAACATTGCGGGCGTTCGACCCTAG
- a CDS encoding alpha/beta fold hydrolase, with translation MVIRISRTARGLLVAAILCVWASPMSAQQLKYASLGNFQLENGQVIQGLRIAYRTFGTLNAQKSNVVVFPTWFTGTTKNLVQYAGRGKMVDTSRYYVILVDALGDGNSSSPSNSRSQPRMKFPEFNIRDMVKSEHELLTRALGISHVHAVIGISMGGMQTFQWMVSYPGFMDEAIPIVGSPRLTSYDLLLWTAELHAIQSAADWDHGNYSSPPVEAMDTVADIHTLNLTTPAYFASHTSRAEFSKFIADKQKATMEDFDANNWIRQLQAMMANDVSKPFGGSMEKAAAAVRAKVLVVPSLQDHMVNPQPALDFARLIHARVLRLTSDCGHIATGCELNKLEQAVSGFLVQ, from the coding sequence ATGGTGATCAGGATTTCGCGAACGGCCAGAGGTCTGCTCGTCGCCGCCATTTTGTGTGTCTGGGCCTCGCCGATGTCCGCGCAGCAACTCAAGTACGCTTCGCTTGGCAATTTTCAACTGGAAAACGGGCAGGTGATTCAGGGCCTGAGGATCGCCTACCGCACCTTCGGAACTCTGAACGCACAGAAGTCCAATGTGGTTGTCTTTCCCACCTGGTTCACGGGCACCACAAAGAACCTGGTGCAGTATGCAGGTCGCGGCAAAATGGTTGACACTTCCAGGTACTACGTCATTCTGGTGGACGCGCTGGGCGACGGCAATTCGTCCTCGCCGTCGAACAGCAGGTCGCAGCCGCGCATGAAGTTTCCCGAATTCAACATCAGAGACATGGTGAAATCGGAGCACGAGCTGCTAACGCGCGCCCTCGGAATCTCGCACGTTCACGCCGTGATCGGAATTTCCATGGGCGGCATGCAGACATTCCAGTGGATGGTCTCTTATCCCGGTTTTATGGATGAAGCCATTCCCATCGTCGGCTCCCCGCGCCTCACTTCCTATGATCTGCTGCTCTGGACGGCTGAGCTACACGCCATCCAGTCGGCGGCGGATTGGGACCACGGCAACTACTCATCGCCGCCGGTCGAAGCCATGGACACCGTCGCCGACATCCACACTTTGAACCTCACCACGCCCGCCTACTTTGCAAGCCACACCAGCCGCGCGGAATTTTCAAAATTCATCGCCGACAAACAGAAGGCAACCATGGAAGACTTTGACGCAAACAACTGGATCCGGCAGTTGCAGGCCATGATGGCCAACGACGTTTCAAAACCTTTTGGCGGCTCGATGGAAAAAGCCGCAGCGGCGGTCCGCGCCAAGGTGTTGGTGGTTCCAAGCCTTCAGGACCACATGGTCAATCCGCAGCCTGCGCTCGATTTTGCCAGGCTGATCCACGCTCGAGTGCTCCGGCTCACATCCGATTGTGGACACATCGCCACCGGCTGCGAGTTGAACAAACTCGAGCAGGCGGTCAGCGGTTTCCTCGTACAATAA
- the trmFO gene encoding methylenetetrahydrofolate--tRNA-(uracil(54)-C(5))-methyltransferase (FADH(2)-oxidizing) TrmFO: MVEQVLIAGGGLAGSEAAWQLARRGVRVTLCEMRPRCSTPAHKTDHLAELVCSNSLKSNAPGAASWLLKEEMRRASSLLLRLADECAVPSGSALAVDRERFAASVTRAIDEHPLITLRREELTEIPGDRFVLIATGPLTSDALAESLQRLAGTESLAFYDSISPIVDAETLDMDRIFRASRYGKGGDDYLNCAMSQEEYRAFHQALMSAETVQAHEFEDVKYFEACLPIEELARRGFDTLRFGPMRPVGFIDPRTGRRPYALVQLRAENLRSSSYNLVGFQNHLKFPEQKRILRLIPGLENAEFLRYGQIHRNTYINSPVLLNPDLSFRSSPQVFIAGQLSGVEGYVECIATGLLAGTALAQRVRQKHFAPPPRATALGSLVHYVTHASPQNYQPANIAFDLLPPIERLPTQVARDRRARREKQCERALHELEPWLECVAPGFSPAHAALKGGATGPMTSAAPR, translated from the coding sequence ATGGTGGAACAGGTTCTCATTGCGGGAGGCGGTCTGGCGGGCAGCGAAGCGGCCTGGCAGCTTGCCCGTCGCGGCGTTCGTGTCACCCTCTGCGAAATGCGCCCCCGGTGCTCAACACCCGCCCACAAGACGGACCACCTTGCAGAGCTGGTTTGCAGCAATTCGCTCAAGTCCAACGCTCCTGGCGCGGCTTCCTGGCTGCTTAAGGAAGAGATGCGCCGTGCGAGTTCGCTGCTGCTGCGCCTGGCCGATGAATGCGCAGTGCCCAGCGGCTCGGCCCTGGCCGTCGATCGCGAGCGGTTTGCGGCGTCCGTCACACGAGCCATCGATGAGCATCCGCTCATCACCCTCCGTCGCGAAGAATTGACCGAAATCCCCGGCGATCGTTTCGTGCTCATCGCCACCGGCCCGCTCACTTCCGACGCACTTGCCGAAAGCCTTCAGCGCCTCGCCGGGACCGAAAGCCTGGCTTTTTACGATTCCATCAGCCCGATTGTCGATGCCGAAACCCTCGACATGGACCGCATCTTCCGCGCATCGCGTTACGGCAAAGGTGGCGATGATTATCTGAACTGCGCGATGTCGCAGGAAGAATACCGCGCCTTTCATCAGGCGTTGATGAGCGCGGAAACCGTCCAGGCACACGAGTTCGAAGACGTTAAATATTTCGAGGCCTGCCTTCCCATTGAAGAGCTGGCGCGCCGCGGCTTTGACACGCTGCGATTCGGCCCCATGCGCCCCGTGGGCTTTATTGATCCGCGCACCGGCCGACGCCCCTACGCCCTGGTGCAACTCCGCGCGGAAAATCTGCGCAGTTCGAGCTACAACCTGGTTGGTTTTCAAAACCACCTGAAATTTCCCGAGCAGAAGCGCATCCTGCGCTTGATTCCGGGCCTGGAAAATGCGGAATTTCTCCGCTACGGGCAGATCCACCGCAACACGTACATCAACTCGCCGGTCCTTCTCAATCCCGATCTGAGTTTTCGCTCGAGCCCGCAGGTTTTCATCGCCGGACAACTCTCAGGCGTTGAGGGTTACGTGGAGTGTATCGCAACCGGATTGCTGGCCGGCACGGCGCTGGCCCAGCGGGTGCGGCAGAAACATTTCGCTCCGCCGCCCCGGGCGACGGCGCTCGGCTCGCTGGTCCACTACGTCACCCACGCCAGCCCGCAGAATTATCAGCCGGCAAACATCGCGTTCGATCTTCTGCCGCCCATCGAGAGACTGCCAACGCAGGTTGCCCGTGACCGCCGCGCGCGCCGTGAAAAACAGTGCGAGCGGGCGCTCCATGAATTGGAGCCATGGCTTGAATGTGTAGCGCCGGGCTTCAGCCCGGCACATGCCGCCCTGAAGGGCGGCGCTACAGGTCCCATGACTTCCGCCGCACCACGCTAG
- the xerC gene encoding tyrosine recombinase XerC: MDDLIERYIEYLKFERNASPHTVRNYQSDLVQFRDFLAGKDEAAATPHHTGQGKVDVDAVNAIRIRAYLSHLFKMQEQKSSVARKLAAIRAFFKFLARERLIAENPALAVSTPKLEKKLPRIMTEEEMNNFLDRVAQAAQGGEPAILRDRAILELLYASGLRVSELAGLDLRNVNFGDAFVLVRGKGDKERIVPFGSKAKGALDAYLPARERLLREARTGCAALFLNVYGQRLTTRSVDRILKRYVRTFGPDMNVKVSPHSLRHAFASHLLAEGADLRAIQEMLGHKSLATTQRYTQVSIKQLIDVYDRTHPKA; the protein is encoded by the coding sequence ATGGACGACCTGATCGAGCGTTACATCGAGTATTTGAAATTTGAGCGGAACGCTTCGCCGCACACCGTGCGCAACTACCAGAGCGACCTCGTCCAGTTTCGCGATTTCCTGGCCGGGAAGGACGAAGCCGCTGCCACGCCACACCATACCGGGCAGGGCAAGGTTGACGTTGACGCAGTGAACGCGATCAGGATCCGCGCCTACCTTTCACACCTGTTTAAGATGCAGGAGCAGAAATCGTCCGTCGCGCGCAAGCTGGCGGCGATTCGCGCCTTCTTCAAATTCCTGGCCAGAGAAAGATTGATTGCTGAAAACCCCGCGTTAGCCGTCTCAACGCCGAAACTCGAAAAGAAGCTTCCGCGCATCATGACCGAAGAAGAGATGAACAATTTCCTCGACCGTGTGGCCCAGGCGGCCCAGGGCGGCGAGCCGGCGATCCTGCGCGATCGCGCCATTCTGGAATTGCTTTACGCCTCGGGACTCCGGGTCAGCGAGCTTGCGGGGCTGGATCTGCGCAACGTCAACTTTGGCGACGCTTTTGTGCTGGTGCGCGGCAAAGGTGACAAGGAAAGGATTGTTCCCTTCGGCTCAAAGGCCAAGGGAGCGCTCGATGCCTACCTGCCCGCCCGCGAACGCCTGCTGCGCGAAGCCCGCACCGGCTGTGCCGCGCTCTTCCTCAACGTTTACGGCCAGCGGCTCACCACGCGTTCCGTCGATCGCATTCTCAAACGTTACGTACGGACCTTCGGCCCCGACATGAATGTCAAAGTCAGCCCGCACTCGCTGCGCCACGCCTTCGCCTCGCACCTGCTGGCCGAAGGTGCCGACTTGCGCGCCATCCAGGAAATGCTCGGCCACAAAAGCCTCGCCACCACGCAGCGTTACACCCAGGTCTCCATCAAGCAGTTGATCGACGTCTACGACCGTACCCACCCGAAAGCGTGA
- a CDS encoding acetyl-CoA C-acetyltransferase codes for MQEAVIIAAVRTPIGKFQGSLSALSAVELGACVVREAVRRAQIEPALVDEVIMGNVVSAGLGQNPARQAALKGGLDPRVAAMTINKVCGSGLKAVALAAQGIATGNSDVVVAGGMESMSNCPYLVPGARQGLRLGDKTLVDSMVHDGLWDVYEDFHMGMTAELVAEKYQISRERQDRFALESHRRAVAAIKSGKLKDQIVPVCVPGKKGEMREFSVDESPREDTSLERLARLKPAFKQGGTVTAGNAPGTNDGAAATLVTSAETAHKLGKEPLARIVAQAVSGVEPRWVMMAPVDAVESLLKKTGWKVEDVDLVELNEAFAVQAVAVIEQLGLDPQKTNVNGGAVALGHPIGASGARILVDLLYEMERRAARRGIAALCLGGGNAIALAVERTTSGG; via the coding sequence ATGCAAGAAGCGGTGATTATAGCCGCCGTCCGCACTCCGATTGGCAAGTTTCAAGGTTCTCTTTCCGCCCTTTCCGCGGTGGAGCTTGGGGCCTGTGTGGTGCGGGAAGCTGTGCGGCGGGCGCAGATTGAGCCGGCCCTGGTGGACGAAGTGATCATGGGCAACGTGGTCTCGGCGGGCCTGGGACAGAATCCTGCCCGCCAGGCGGCGCTGAAGGGCGGACTTGACCCGCGCGTGGCGGCGATGACCATCAACAAGGTGTGCGGGTCGGGCCTGAAAGCGGTGGCGCTGGCCGCGCAGGGCATCGCGACGGGCAACAGTGACGTCGTGGTGGCAGGCGGTATGGAATCGATGAGCAACTGCCCGTATCTGGTGCCCGGCGCCCGCCAGGGGCTGCGCCTGGGCGACAAGACGCTGGTGGATTCCATGGTGCATGATGGCCTTTGGGACGTCTATGAAGACTTCCACATGGGCATGACCGCCGAGCTGGTGGCGGAAAAATACCAGATCTCGCGCGAGCGCCAGGATCGGTTTGCACTCGAAAGCCACCGGCGCGCCGTTGCGGCCATCAAAAGCGGAAAGCTGAAAGACCAGATTGTGCCTGTTTGCGTGCCCGGCAAAAAGGGCGAGATGCGGGAGTTTTCCGTTGACGAATCGCCCCGCGAAGATACTTCGCTTGAGAGGCTGGCCCGCCTGAAGCCGGCTTTCAAACAGGGCGGAACGGTGACTGCGGGCAACGCTCCGGGAACCAACGACGGCGCCGCCGCCACGCTGGTGACCTCGGCTGAAACCGCGCATAAGCTGGGGAAAGAGCCCCTGGCGCGGATTGTGGCGCAGGCGGTGAGCGGAGTGGAGCCGCGCTGGGTGATGATGGCGCCAGTGGACGCCGTCGAATCGCTGCTCAAGAAGACCGGCTGGAAAGTGGAAGATGTTGACCTGGTGGAGCTGAACGAGGCCTTTGCAGTGCAGGCTGTGGCCGTGATCGAGCAACTGGGACTCGATCCGCAGAAGACCAACGTGAACGGCGGCGCAGTGGCGCTGGGACATCCGATCGGCGCCTCGGGAGCGCGCATCCTGGTGGACCTGCTCTACGAGATGGAACGCCGCGCCGCGCGCCGCGGAATTGCCGCTCTGTGCCTCGGCGGCGGCAACGCCATCGCGCTGGCGGTGGAAAGAACAACTTCGGGTGGTTAG
- the lepB gene encoding signal peptidase I → MGTGEENAAQGGPTHPVSRRVPWRAALLSVAVAGLGELYSGRPLRALAVNVAALVAGLVYFKSLFIPLQPWNILAPSLIILSAGAYVLGDSVYCARKAPRDYRLRAYNRWYVYVLLIVLFGAGQDSLKSIIHSEFMEGRKVTSESMFPTMLKGDYFLVDKRAYTGRTPQVGDIIAFRLPTNPSVVYAKRIVATGGEILKVKDEKAFTDGKPLDEPFVQPPTQPMPLRDDFPPYPDFPAARLVSAAFDPKWVQQMPQFIRSDGIHVPPGDFFVMGDNRLHSYDSRHWGFVPQADILGKVSSIYFSWDAVNRHVRWSRIGEVLR, encoded by the coding sequence ATGGGAACTGGGGAAGAGAATGCGGCCCAGGGAGGCCCAACGCATCCAGTTTCGCGCCGTGTTCCATGGCGGGCCGCGCTACTCAGTGTGGCAGTCGCAGGACTCGGTGAGTTGTACAGCGGACGGCCGCTCCGGGCGCTCGCAGTCAATGTAGCCGCGCTCGTTGCCGGACTGGTCTACTTCAAATCGCTGTTCATTCCGCTCCAGCCTTGGAATATCCTCGCACCGTCACTAATAATCCTATCGGCTGGAGCCTACGTTCTAGGGGACTCCGTCTACTGCGCTCGTAAAGCTCCCCGTGACTACCGGCTGAGAGCCTACAACCGGTGGTACGTTTACGTTCTTTTAATAGTCCTATTTGGGGCAGGGCAAGATTCACTGAAGTCTATTATCCATTCTGAATTTATGGAAGGTCGCAAAGTTACGTCAGAATCCATGTTTCCTACAATGTTGAAAGGAGATTATTTCCTGGTTGATAAGAGAGCCTATACAGGGCGTACGCCGCAGGTTGGCGACATAATCGCCTTTCGCCTCCCCACCAATCCCTCGGTTGTGTACGCCAAAAGGATTGTCGCAACGGGTGGAGAAATACTGAAGGTCAAAGATGAAAAGGCCTTTACCGACGGGAAGCCTCTGGACGAGCCATTCGTGCAACCGCCAACTCAGCCGATGCCTTTGCGCGACGACTTTCCGCCTTACCCAGACTTCCCGGCGGCCAGACTTGTTTCTGCGGCATTCGACCCTAAATGGGTACAGCAGATGCCTCAGTTCATCCGCAGCGACGGCATCCACGTCCCACCTGGCGACTTTTTTGTCATGGGTGATAACCGTCTACATTCGTATGACAGCCGTCACTGGGGCTTTGTCCCGCAGGCTGATATCCTGGGGAAGGTTAGTTCAATCTATTTTTCGTGGGACGCTGTAAATCGCCACGTTCGATGGTCTCGCATCGGTGAAGTTCTCAGATAG
- a CDS encoding 3-hydroxybutyryl-CoA dehydrogenase, translating to MAEAENRSSQKGVTRIVGVVGAGTMGSGIAQVLLRSGYSVVLHDTTQELVGRGAEKISLGLAREVEKGRLTAEEKQQAENRLKTTTELVALASADMVIEAVTEKFEIKAEVFRSLDVLCRPEALFASNTSSISITRLASVTRRPTRFVGLHFFNPVPVMKLVEIVPGLDTAEETVAAAEQIATSVGKTPIRARDLPGFVSNRLLMPMINEAVYAVMEGVAAPEGVDGVMKLGMNHPMGPLELADLIGLDVCLDIMNVLHEGFHDSKYRPCPLLERMVEAGRLGRKSGRGFYSYAKA from the coding sequence ATGGCGGAAGCAGAAAATCGGTCGTCACAAAAAGGCGTAACTCGGATCGTTGGCGTTGTAGGCGCGGGGACGATGGGCAGCGGAATCGCGCAGGTGCTGCTCCGCAGCGGGTATTCCGTAGTTCTGCACGACACCACACAGGAACTGGTGGGGCGCGGGGCGGAAAAGATATCGTTGGGTCTGGCGCGCGAGGTTGAGAAAGGCCGGCTGACGGCAGAGGAAAAGCAGCAGGCTGAAAACCGGCTGAAGACCACCACTGAGCTGGTTGCTCTTGCTTCCGCCGACATGGTGATCGAGGCGGTCACGGAAAAATTTGAAATTAAGGCGGAAGTCTTCCGTTCGCTTGACGTCCTCTGCCGCCCGGAAGCGCTTTTTGCCAGCAACACCTCGTCGATTTCGATCACGCGCCTTGCGAGCGTGACACGGCGCCCGACGCGGTTTGTTGGGCTGCACTTTTTCAATCCCGTGCCGGTGATGAAACTTGTGGAAATTGTTCCCGGGCTTGATACTGCGGAAGAGACCGTGGCAGCAGCCGAGCAGATTGCTACCTCGGTGGGCAAGACGCCCATCCGCGCCAGGGACTTGCCGGGATTCGTCTCAAACCGATTGCTGATGCCGATGATCAACGAAGCCGTTTATGCCGTGATGGAGGGTGTGGCCGCTCCGGAAGGTGTGGACGGAGTGATGAAGCTGGGCATGAACCATCCCATGGGACCGCTGGAGCTTGCCGACCTGATCGGCCTGGATGTATGTCTGGACATCATGAACGTGCTCCACGAAGGGTTTCACGATTCAAAATACAGGCCATGCCCGCTGCTGGAAAGAATGGTGGAGGCGGGCCGGCTGGGGCGCAAATCGGGGAGAGGGTTCTACAGTTACGCAAAGGCGTAG